In Armatimonadota bacterium, the following are encoded in one genomic region:
- the serS gene encoding serine--tRNA ligase, translating into MLDYRLLRSDPQAALAGMAKRNESPELVDKWLELDKKWREAVTETERLTAEQNAASKVVAEMKRAGQEASAEIARLKVVSDQIAQLRADANRIEEEREATLLLIPNIPHESVPPGKESADNPEHKRWGEKTRFDFQPKPHWEIAEALGIIDFEAGAKIGGSGFIVYKGLGARLERALINFMIDLHVSKHAYTEIFPPFLVRPEVLQGTGQLPKFREDMYHCADDDLYLIPTAEVPVTNIHRDEILEADQLPINYAAYSPCFRREAGAAGRLTRGLLRVHQFNKVELVKFALPEESYAEHEKLLADAESVLQALGLHYRVVTLCGGDLGFAAAKCYDLEVWSPGVGEYLEVSSCSNFEAFQARRANIRFRREGGKPEFVHTLNASGTALPRLVAALIETYQGADGSIKLPEPLYPYMGEIDRIA; encoded by the coding sequence ATGCTCGACTATCGACTTCTGCGCTCCGACCCTCAAGCCGCCCTGGCCGGCATGGCCAAACGCAACGAAAGCCCAGAACTGGTCGACAAGTGGCTGGAACTGGATAAAAAATGGCGAGAGGCCGTAACGGAGACAGAGCGACTGACCGCGGAGCAAAACGCAGCCTCCAAGGTCGTCGCCGAGATGAAGCGCGCCGGGCAAGAGGCCTCGGCCGAGATTGCGAGGCTCAAGGTTGTGAGCGATCAGATCGCGCAGCTTCGAGCAGACGCAAACCGAATCGAAGAAGAACGCGAAGCGACCTTGCTTCTAATCCCCAACATACCCCACGAATCGGTGCCTCCCGGCAAGGAGAGCGCCGACAATCCTGAGCACAAGCGATGGGGCGAAAAGACCCGCTTTGACTTCCAGCCAAAGCCCCATTGGGAGATAGCCGAGGCGCTCGGCATCATCGACTTCGAAGCGGGCGCCAAGATAGGCGGCAGCGGCTTTATCGTCTACAAAGGTCTGGGCGCCAGGCTCGAAAGAGCTCTGATCAACTTCATGATCGATCTGCACGTCTCCAAGCACGCCTATACCGAGATCTTTCCGCCCTTCTTGGTCCGACCAGAGGTCTTGCAAGGCACGGGGCAACTCCCCAAGTTTCGAGAAGACATGTACCACTGCGCGGACGACGATCTCTATCTGATACCGACCGCCGAAGTGCCGGTTACCAACATCCACCGAGACGAAATCCTGGAAGCCGATCAACTTCCGATCAACTATGCGGCCTACTCGCCTTGCTTCAGGCGCGAGGCGGGCGCCGCCGGCCGCCTGACGCGAGGGCTCCTGCGCGTCCACCAATTTAACAAAGTGGAACTGGTCAAGTTCGCGCTTCCTGAAGAATCTTACGCCGAGCACGAGAAACTCCTAGCCGATGCCGAGTCTGTGCTGCAGGCGCTCGGTCTGCACTATCGCGTTGTAACGCTTTGCGGCGGCGATCTTGGCTTTGCGGCGGCCAAGTGCTACGATCTGGAAGTCTGGTCCCCCGGCGTGGGCGAGTATCTGGAAGTCTCCTCCTGCAGCAACTTCGAGGCCTTCCAGGCTCGACGAGCCAACATCCGCTTCCGACGCGAAGGAGGCAAGCCCGAGTTCGTTCACACTCTCAACGCTTCGGGCACGGCGCTCCCCCGTTTGGTGGCCGCATTGATCGAGACCTATCAGGGCGCCGACGGAAGCATCAAACTGCCAGAGCCGCTTTATCCGTATATGGGCGAAATCGATCGGATAGCATAG
- a CDS encoding site-2 protease family protein, with the protein MIPTIFYILGIFTLLVAVHEFGHMYFAKRAGMRVEEFALGFGSVLFRLGKDKSGTVYNWRAVPIGGFVKIAGMNPEDAHEPDGFQSKGGWARFTTIFAGPLFSILLGLVLFFLIATFAGVPSDKAVPRVQFVNPGDPAHQAGMRTGDFVRSIDGQPIATTEEAKNLIEKGLGKELALVVDRNGQTVELKVTPKGKEKEVDGKKVEIGMIGIMWLSEREPVGLIGAVQYAGTVTFNHIVGITGFLTKLVSGRASSDEVGGPASIANQVSNVSRLGFTQVAQFAGSFSIMLGIVNLLPIPVLDGGWILIILVESIRRKRLSAKATRAVQAVGLSMVLLIFVSVISLDLYKLFQDRLLR; encoded by the coding sequence ATGATACCGACGATTTTCTATATATTGGGGATATTTACGCTCTTAGTGGCCGTGCACGAGTTCGGCCACATGTACTTTGCCAAGCGCGCCGGAATGAGAGTTGAGGAGTTCGCCCTTGGGTTTGGATCGGTCCTCTTTCGCTTAGGCAAAGATAAATCCGGCACGGTCTATAACTGGCGCGCCGTACCGATCGGCGGGTTTGTAAAGATCGCGGGAATGAATCCGGAAGATGCGCACGAGCCCGACGGATTCCAATCGAAAGGCGGCTGGGCGCGCTTCACGACGATATTCGCCGGCCCGCTCTTTAGCATCTTGCTGGGGCTTGTGCTGTTCTTTTTGATCGCAACGTTCGCTGGCGTTCCTTCCGACAAGGCCGTTCCTCGCGTTCAGTTCGTCAACCCGGGCGACCCAGCGCACCAAGCGGGTATGAGAACGGGCGACTTTGTCCGGTCGATCGACGGTCAGCCGATCGCCACGACCGAAGAGGCGAAGAACCTCATAGAAAAGGGCCTGGGCAAGGAACTCGCCCTTGTTGTCGATCGCAACGGCCAGACGGTCGAACTCAAGGTAACGCCTAAGGGCAAAGAGAAAGAAGTCGACGGCAAGAAAGTCGAAATCGGCATGATCGGGATCATGTGGCTGAGCGAACGAGAGCCGGTCGGGCTGATCGGCGCGGTCCAGTATGCGGGAACGGTTACGTTCAATCACATCGTGGGAATCACCGGCTTCCTGACTAAACTGGTTTCTGGCAGAGCCAGCTCGGACGAGGTGGGCGGCCCAGCCTCCATCGCCAACCAGGTCAGCAACGTCAGCCGCCTGGGCTTCACTCAAGTCGCGCAGTTTGCCGGGTCCTTCTCGATTATGCTCGGAATCGTCAACCTGTTGCCCATACCCGTACTGGACGGCGGCTGGATATTGATCATCCTGGTCGAATCGATTCGGAGAAAGAGGCTCTCGGCCAAAGCGACTCGCGCCGTCCAGGCCGTCGGCCTCTCGATGGTGCTGCTGATCTTTGTCTCGGTGATCTCGCTAGACCTGTATAAGCTCTTCCAAGATCGACTCTTGCGATAG
- a CDS encoding proteasome accessory factor PafA2 family protein has translation MRRLVGLETEYGFTVEGLPVSQLMEASAEIVRSCPLDGVRKWNYSLEDPRRDMRGFRADRLQTDPNDDRFEQSSTVRAFGQQAVADRVLSNGGRLYNDHGHPEYATPETVGLLSLVAADLAGEQIVQQCAQTYSKNVGAEVRVYKNNTDYHGASYGCHESYLCRRDVEFDRLLAGLIPFLSTRQIFTGAGKAIIEGERRPKAAFQISQRADFISEIASVDTLYRRPIFNTRDEPHADAAQYRRLHVICGDANRSHWATAMKVGTTRIALDLIEHGWQPKIEIRDPVRAIKEISRDQQFAWTVELSNGQKIRATDVQRAYLSEAAKLLEGQDKETDWVMAEWERCLDLLDDDPMRLSDRADWAAKLGLLRLYMDSDGVELSDPMIAALDMEYHLLNPTESLYQALVDQGQLLALISDETAQSSISEAMDATRAKIRGLAVQRFADRIVWISWGRLRLKTDRGERTINLERLVDPDLTKLLETLQGIDDPTAFADAIADALRSQL, from the coding sequence GTGCGTCGATTAGTCGGGCTTGAGACGGAATACGGCTTTACGGTCGAGGGGCTTCCGGTCTCTCAACTGATGGAGGCTTCTGCGGAAATCGTGCGCTCGTGCCCCTTGGACGGAGTGCGAAAGTGGAACTACTCCTTAGAAGACCCGCGAAGAGACATGCGGGGCTTTCGGGCCGATCGGCTTCAGACCGACCCGAACGACGATCGCTTCGAGCAATCCAGCACGGTGCGCGCCTTTGGCCAACAAGCCGTCGCCGACCGCGTCTTATCAAACGGCGGCAGACTGTACAACGATCATGGCCATCCCGAATATGCCACGCCCGAAACGGTCGGGCTTCTCTCGCTTGTTGCCGCCGACCTGGCGGGCGAACAGATCGTGCAGCAGTGCGCGCAAACCTATTCAAAAAACGTCGGAGCCGAGGTAAGGGTTTACAAGAACAACACGGACTACCATGGCGCAAGTTATGGCTGCCACGAAAGTTACCTCTGCCGCCGAGACGTAGAGTTCGATCGGCTCTTGGCGGGACTCATCCCTTTTCTATCAACCAGGCAGATTTTTACAGGCGCAGGCAAAGCGATCATTGAAGGTGAGAGGAGGCCTAAAGCGGCCTTCCAAATCTCTCAGCGCGCCGACTTCATCAGCGAGATCGCCAGCGTCGATACCCTCTATCGGCGCCCCATCTTCAACACGCGCGACGAGCCTCATGCGGACGCAGCCCAATATCGTCGGCTCCATGTCATCTGTGGCGATGCCAACCGATCCCATTGGGCCACCGCGATGAAAGTCGGGACAACCCGGATCGCGCTCGACCTGATCGAGCACGGATGGCAGCCCAAGATAGAGATAAGAGACCCTGTCCGAGCGATCAAAGAGATTTCGCGAGACCAGCAGTTCGCTTGGACGGTGGAACTGAGCAATGGACAGAAGATTCGAGCAACCGACGTGCAACGCGCCTATCTCTCCGAAGCCGCCAAACTGTTGGAAGGTCAAGACAAAGAGACGGACTGGGTAATGGCGGAGTGGGAGCGATGCCTCGACTTGCTGGACGACGACCCGATGAGACTATCCGACCGAGCGGACTGGGCGGCCAAACTGGGATTGCTCAGGCTCTACATGGATTCGGACGGAGTCGAACTGTCCGATCCTATGATCGCCGCCCTCGATATGGAGTACCATCTACTCAATCCAACCGAGAGCCTTTATCAGGCTTTGGTAGACCAAGGCCAGTTGCTGGCGCTGATCTCTGACGAGACCGCCCAGTCATCCATCTCAGAGGCAATGGACGCGACCCGCGCCAAGATAAGAGGCTTGGCCGTGCAACGCTTTGCCGACCGCATCGTATGGATAAGTTGGGGACGACTTCGATTAAAGACGGACAGGGGCGAGCGAACGATCAACTTAGAGAGATTGGTCGACCCCGATTTGACCAAACTGCTGGAGACATTGCAGGGAATTGACGACCCGACAGCCTTCGCTGACGCGATCGCAGATGCGCTAAGGAGCCAATTATGA
- a CDS encoding HNH endonuclease, whose amino-acid sequence MGEVLVLNQNYEPLNVCSIHRAVTMVLLGKVEIVRHNGRRIGTISGGFEAPSVIRLSYLVKRPLPDIRVSRRAVLARDRYTCQYCGHVSRDLTVDHVVPRRHGGLDTWENLVACCRRCNLHKSDRSPNQANLKLMRKPKRPHFVPYLSLPLYVKALAKEDWREFLPVFDDLEFH is encoded by the coding sequence ATGGGCGAAGTCCTGGTGCTGAACCAAAACTATGAGCCGCTGAATGTTTGCTCGATCCATCGCGCGGTTACGATGGTTCTTTTGGGCAAGGTGGAGATCGTGCGCCACAACGGTCGGCGGATCGGCACGATTTCTGGCGGCTTTGAAGCGCCGTCCGTGATCCGGCTCAGCTATTTGGTTAAGCGACCATTGCCCGACATCCGAGTGAGCCGACGCGCGGTGCTGGCGCGAGACCGATACACGTGCCAATACTGCGGTCATGTTTCCAGAGATCTGACTGTGGACCATGTCGTGCCGCGCCGGCACGGCGGGCTGGACACTTGGGAGAATTTGGTCGCCTGTTGCCGCCGCTGCAATCTGCACAAAAGCGACCGGTCGCCTAACCAGGCGAATTTGAAGCTGATGCGAAAGCCCAAGAGGCCGCATTTCGTCCCTTACTTGAGCCTGCCGCTTTATGTCAAAGCGCTGGCCAAGGAGGATTGGAGAGAGTTCTTGCCGGTTTTCGACGACCTAGAGTTCCACTGA
- a CDS encoding 1-deoxy-D-xylulose-5-phosphate reductoisomerase — MKRIALLGSTGSIGRQVLDIVQRLPEHLSVVALAACSNAELLIQQARRHGVQWIGLASHQAAERARATIAAGEITVKEGVEGLCELVSRPEVDLVVVAVAGMIGLQPTLMALSHGKPVALSTKETLVSAGEIVMQESRRMNAPIIPIDSEHSAIFQCLQGEEKSNIERIILTASGGALRDWPIGRLSQVTVADALNHPNWSMGPKVTVDSATMMNKGLEIIEARWLFDLPYDRISVALHPQSIVHSIVEFKDGSMKAQMGMPDMRGPIQYALMYPDRPETRLPRLPLEKMSRLEFSEMDGLRYPAIDLAYEAARNGGTAPTALNAANEAAVDLFLRGEIGFHEIVPLARTVLSSRAVTEVTLDNVLAEDAASRKAAYELARRKEAPALA, encoded by the coding sequence ATGAAAAGAATCGCACTGCTTGGCTCGACAGGCTCCATAGGCCGCCAAGTTCTCGATATTGTCCAACGACTGCCTGAACATTTGAGCGTGGTCGCGCTCGCCGCTTGCTCCAATGCGGAGTTGCTTATCCAGCAAGCCCGTCGGCACGGCGTCCAATGGATCGGTTTGGCTTCGCACCAAGCCGCAGAACGGGCAAGAGCCACTATCGCCGCAGGCGAAATCACCGTCAAAGAAGGCGTCGAAGGACTGTGCGAACTGGTGAGCCGACCAGAAGTCGATCTTGTAGTCGTGGCCGTCGCCGGCATGATCGGGCTGCAACCGACGCTAATGGCTCTCAGCCATGGCAAGCCGGTCGCGCTCTCGACTAAGGAAACGCTCGTCTCCGCCGGCGAGATCGTCATGCAGGAATCTCGAAGAATGAACGCGCCTATCATCCCCATCGACAGCGAGCATTCTGCAATCTTCCAGTGCCTCCAGGGCGAAGAGAAGTCGAACATCGAGAGAATCATCCTGACGGCGTCGGGCGGCGCGCTGCGCGACTGGCCGATTGGCCGACTTTCACAGGTAACGGTCGCCGACGCGCTCAATCACCCCAATTGGAGCATGGGGCCAAAGGTTACGGTCGATTCGGCCACAATGATGAACAAGGGGCTGGAGATCATAGAAGCGAGATGGCTGTTCGATCTGCCGTACGACCGAATCAGCGTCGCCTTGCATCCTCAAAGCATCGTGCACTCTATTGTCGAGTTCAAAGACGGCTCGATGAAGGCGCAAATGGGAATGCCCGATATGCGAGGCCCCATCCAGTACGCGCTCATGTATCCCGATCGCCCAGAAACGCGATTGCCCAGGCTGCCGCTGGAAAAAATGTCGCGGCTCGAGTTCAGCGAAATGGACGGCCTTCGCTATCCAGCCATCGACTTGGCCTACGAGGCCGCTAGGAATGGCGGCACGGCGCCAACGGCGCTCAACGCGGCCAACGAAGCGGCGGTAGACTTGTTTCTTCGGGGCGAAATCGGCTTCCACGAGATTGTGCCGTTGGCACGAACGGTGCTGTCTTCACGAGCGGTAACGGAAGTTACGCTCGATAACGTGCTGGCCGAAGACGCCGCATCGAGGAAAGCGGCCTACGAGCTGGCCAGACGTAAGGAGGCGCCCGCGTTAGCCTGA
- a CDS encoding DNA-binding protein, with product MKRPIVGVMGSGTEDRPHLAQPLGRLLARRGLNLLTGGGQGVMASVAKAFVEEPERKGASIGILPTIGADHRLPPGYPNQWIEIPVVAPLGAFDPLAPDAATRNWINVRTSDLIIALPGSDGTLNEIALALRMQKPLLLFGWADALPEVADRADSLAEVEEWLTKRLSDV from the coding sequence ATGAAGCGTCCTATAGTAGGCGTGATGGGGTCGGGCACAGAAGACCGCCCGCACTTGGCGCAACCTCTGGGCAGACTGCTCGCCAGGCGAGGGCTGAATCTCCTTACAGGCGGTGGACAGGGCGTTATGGCTTCGGTCGCCAAGGCCTTTGTCGAAGAGCCTGAAAGGAAAGGCGCCAGCATCGGCATCTTGCCCACCATAGGCGCCGACCATCGATTGCCGCCCGGTTACCCTAACCAATGGATCGAAATCCCGGTCGTTGCGCCTCTCGGCGCTTTCGACCCGCTCGCTCCCGATGCAGCAACGCGAAACTGGATCAATGTCAGAACCAGCGACCTGATCATCGCCCTGCCGGGGAGCGACGGCACGCTTAACGAGATCGCTCTGGCGCTCCGAATGCAAAAGCCGTTGCTTCTTTTCGGCTGGGCGGACGCTTTGCCGGAAGTCGCAGACCGTGCCGATTCGCTTGCCGAAGTCGAAGAGTGGCTTACTAAACGCCTGTCAGATGTATAA
- the smc gene encoding chromosome segregation protein SMC, whose amino-acid sequence MPIALKRIRIQGFKTFANRTEIDLDGDLTAVVGPNGCGKSNLVDAIVWALGEISPRALRAGSATEVVFAGSTDTKPTGLAEVSLLFDNESRWLPLNAEEVQVTRRLYRNGEWDCWINKTPCRLKDVADLFAGTGLGRGGYAIIGQGDVESFLAATPEERRQWIEEAAGVAGYRHRRRETLRDLETARMHLQRAEDVIAELDRQREPMRLEAERAVRYRELRDELTLLDRRFLSNEMRLSEAVLADADSRREALDSQMTNLEMLIEQQEQLAEQGGLAVAEIDAELDAIRVVQSGMHSALERLEGQWNLAQQRRETISELIEVTRSEIAGVAERCERLASELEESARRLTELASAPDGERQAAELEQARAKLEDERSQLERLWKQVTEERLSIEQSKATIERLRSEEADLLNALDEAAGNAEAAQMSRSSIEERAEGLKAQLEGLRSKTAEASRSVKNLTDQAGLLKSEFDRESGRLEVIEGALKSGEDSEAGVQAILSAIANGNLPPVYRRAAETISTDDRHRLALSAALGALADAFVCDSVDQALAAIRYLRENDLGSATFLPLELMSERKRCPNCLSQHLEGELKSFFDSVALAENLEEAIRVAKRDPDIERVVTIDGESVSAAGALFGGSIEKRGAIWMRAEYDSARDRLTQIQTQIDAIEQARSIAMSEEAALLEQASSLTTQLNDHSTRLAGARAEEQAAHKSLADAQKRLDEVRQALRIADDAASMATEYDPDQIALNMDDLRAQIEQITSELAVSRSRDAERRREREVLTGETKELERHRANEEIRRTELEGRIAQVGSELKEIEKREATILIERAQADLQLQAAEKQAADLKTKRQEQLELGYQLADKIRQMRSDLSSLSRKDRELELQSARAEARIAELKERWEQEFGDDPIGEPDKSWESEATGVEDRIRSLRRSMMAMGDVNLGAVEEFERLSERHDQLMTQREDLALSHDRIKQSLQEMDGSAREQFEQALDRIRAAFQDRFARLFGGGQCDLIVTDPDDPLSAGVVIEAQPPNKRRQRLELLSGGERALTAASLLFAFLDVNPSPFCVLDEVDAALDGRNVERFVDHVEELAKTSQTLVVTHNPVTIGRAKTWVGVTMVSGVSRIVPYKAGDPVDETRAVVEMAVDPVGEPIA is encoded by the coding sequence ATGCCCATCGCTCTCAAAAGGATTCGAATTCAAGGCTTTAAGACGTTCGCCAATCGCACGGAGATCGACCTGGACGGCGATCTGACCGCTGTGGTTGGGCCGAACGGTTGCGGCAAGAGCAACCTCGTTGACGCGATCGTCTGGGCGCTGGGCGAGATTTCCCCTCGCGCCCTGAGGGCAGGCTCTGCGACCGAAGTCGTCTTTGCCGGCTCCACCGATACAAAACCTACCGGCCTGGCCGAGGTCAGCCTGCTCTTCGACAACGAATCGCGCTGGTTGCCGTTGAACGCCGAAGAGGTGCAAGTAACCCGGCGGCTCTATCGCAACGGCGAGTGGGACTGCTGGATCAATAAAACCCCCTGCAGGCTCAAAGACGTGGCCGACCTCTTTGCAGGCACCGGGCTGGGGCGAGGCGGCTATGCGATCATTGGCCAGGGCGATGTCGAGAGCTTTCTAGCCGCGACTCCCGAAGAGCGGCGACAATGGATCGAAGAGGCCGCAGGCGTGGCAGGCTACCGGCACCGAAGGAGAGAGACCCTTCGCGACCTGGAGACGGCGCGAATGCACCTGCAACGAGCCGAAGACGTGATTGCCGAATTGGATCGGCAGCGAGAGCCGATGCGGCTCGAAGCCGAACGCGCCGTCCGATATCGCGAACTCCGTGACGAACTGACGCTCCTCGACCGCCGCTTTCTGAGCAATGAAATGCGCCTATCCGAAGCAGTCCTGGCTGATGCAGACTCTAGGCGCGAAGCGCTCGATTCGCAAATGACCAACTTAGAGATGCTGATCGAACAGCAGGAACAGTTGGCAGAACAAGGCGGTTTGGCAGTCGCTGAGATCGATGCCGAGCTCGACGCGATACGCGTCGTCCAGAGCGGGATGCACAGCGCTTTAGAGAGATTAGAAGGTCAATGGAATCTCGCTCAGCAGCGTCGCGAAACGATCAGCGAGTTGATCGAGGTGACCCGTTCCGAGATTGCCGGCGTCGCAGAGCGGTGCGAAAGGCTCGCATCAGAACTCGAAGAGTCGGCAAGGCGCCTGACCGAACTCGCATCGGCCCCCGACGGCGAGCGTCAAGCCGCAGAACTGGAGCAAGCCAGAGCCAAACTCGAGGACGAACGAAGCCAGTTGGAACGACTGTGGAAGCAAGTTACCGAAGAGCGACTCAGCATCGAGCAGTCAAAGGCGACCATCGAACGGCTCCGCTCAGAGGAGGCCGATCTCCTGAACGCCTTGGACGAGGCGGCTGGCAACGCTGAAGCGGCCCAAATGTCGAGAAGCTCGATCGAAGAGCGTGCGGAGGGCCTTAAGGCGCAGTTAGAAGGCCTCCGTTCAAAGACGGCCGAAGCAAGCCGATCGGTCAAGAACTTAACCGATCAGGCAGGCTTGCTGAAGTCCGAATTCGATCGCGAATCCGGCCGCCTGGAAGTTATCGAAGGCGCGCTGAAGTCTGGCGAAGACTCGGAAGCAGGGGTTCAGGCCATCTTGAGCGCGATCGCCAACGGCAACTTGCCGCCGGTCTATCGCCGCGCTGCCGAGACGATATCGACCGACGACCGCCACCGATTGGCCTTATCCGCCGCGCTCGGCGCTCTGGCAGATGCCTTTGTCTGCGATTCGGTCGATCAAGCGCTCGCCGCGATCCGATACCTGAGAGAGAACGATCTGGGTTCTGCAACCTTCTTGCCTTTGGAACTGATGTCAGAGCGCAAGCGCTGTCCAAACTGCCTCAGCCAGCATCTGGAAGGCGAGCTCAAGTCGTTCTTCGACAGCGTGGCGCTTGCGGAGAACCTGGAAGAAGCGATCCGAGTTGCCAAGCGCGATCCAGACATCGAACGGGTCGTTACAATCGATGGAGAATCGGTAAGCGCCGCAGGCGCCCTGTTTGGCGGCAGCATCGAGAAGCGAGGCGCAATCTGGATGAGGGCGGAATACGACAGCGCTCGCGATCGTCTAACGCAGATCCAAACTCAGATCGACGCGATTGAGCAAGCCAGATCGATAGCTATGAGCGAAGAGGCCGCCTTGCTTGAGCAAGCATCAAGCCTCACGACCCAGCTCAACGACCATTCGACCCGACTAGCGGGCGCCCGGGCAGAGGAACAAGCGGCGCACAAGTCGCTTGCCGATGCCCAAAAACGACTGGACGAAGTCCGGCAGGCCCTTAGAATCGCAGACGATGCGGCCTCAATGGCGACCGAGTACGACCCGGACCAGATCGCCCTCAATATGGACGATCTGAGAGCCCAGATAGAGCAGATTACAAGCGAACTGGCCGTATCGCGCAGCCGCGATGCGGAGCGCCGACGCGAGCGAGAGGTTCTAACGGGCGAAACAAAAGAACTTGAGCGCCACCGTGCGAACGAAGAAATCAGACGAACAGAGCTGGAAGGCCGTATCGCGCAGGTCGGCAGCGAACTCAAAGAGATCGAGAAGCGCGAAGCGACCATCCTAATCGAGCGCGCCCAAGCCGATCTGCAGCTTCAAGCCGCCGAGAAACAAGCCGCCGACCTAAAAACCAAGCGACAGGAACAGTTGGAGTTGGGATACCAACTGGCCGACAAGATTCGGCAAATGCGATCCGACCTTTCTTCGCTCTCGCGCAAAGATCGCGAGTTGGAGCTTCAGTCGGCAAGAGCCGAGGCGCGAATCGCCGAGCTGAAAGAGCGATGGGAGCAGGAGTTCGGCGACGATCCCATCGGAGAACCCGATAAGAGTTGGGAATCCGAGGCGACAGGGGTCGAAGATCGAATTCGCTCGCTCCGCCGGTCCATGATGGCAATGGGCGATGTCAATCTGGGCGCGGTCGAGGAGTTTGAGCGGCTTTCGGAACGGCACGATCAACTAATGACACAGCGCGAGGACTTGGCGCTGTCGCACGATCGGATCAAGCAGAGTCTGCAGGAGATGGACGGATCGGCAAGAGAGCAGTTCGAACAAGCCCTCGACCGCATTCGCGCCGCCTTCCAGGATCGCTTTGCCCGCCTCTTTGGCGGAGGACAGTGCGATCTGATCGTAACCGACCCCGACGATCCGTTGAGCGCCGGGGTCGTCATCGAAGCCCAGCCCCCCAACAAGCGGCGCCAAAGACTCGAACTGCTGAGCGGCGGCGAGCGCGCCCTAACGGCGGCCTCCTTGCTCTTTGCGTTCCTCGATGTCAATCCAAGCCCGTTCTGCGTGCTAGACGAGGTAGACGCCGCTCTGGACGGTCGCAACGTCGAGCGATTTGTCGATCACGTAGAGGAACTGGCCAAGACCAGCCAAACCTTGGTCGTTACGCACAATCCGGTTACCATCGGACGCGCCAAGACCTGGGTCGGCGTTACCATGGTCTCTGGGGTCTCGCGCATCGTGCCGTACAAAGCGGGCGATCCGGTCGATGAGACTCGGGCGGTCGTCGAGATGGCCGTTGATCCTGTAGGGGAACCAATCGCCTGA